In the genome of Dasypus novemcinctus isolate mDasNov1 chromosome 30, mDasNov1.1.hap2, whole genome shotgun sequence, one region contains:
- the LOC131276787 gene encoding olfactory receptor 7A10-like, translated as MQRNDTRISEFLLLGLSKEPELQPLLFGLFLSMYLVTCTGNLLIILAIISDTNLHTPMYFFLCNLSLCDICFSSTTVPNMLVSIQTESRVITYGGCITQIYFVLLFAALEDFLLAAMAYDRFVAICHPLHYSVIMNPRICVLLVLGSWIMTVLNSLLQSSLVLQLSFCTHVEIPHFFCEINQMVQLACSDTFIIVIVMYFVAGVLGGGPVAGILFSYSKIVSSICAISKGGKYKAFSTCASHLLVVSLFYCTGIGVYLSSAASHNTKSVAPASVMYTVVTPMLNPFIYSLRNKDIKGALKKFFGWKI; from the coding sequence ATGCAAAGAAATGATACCAGAATCTCAGAATTTCTACTCCTGGGATTATCAAAGGAACCAGAATtgcagcccctcctctttgggctgttcctgtccatgtacctggtcacctgcACTGGAAACCTGCttatcatcctggccatcatctcagacACCAACCTCCatacacccatgtacttcttcctctgcaACCTGTCCCTTTGTGACATTTGTTTCTcctccaccactgtcccaaaCATGCTGGTGAGTATACAGACAGAAAGCAGAGTAATAACCTATGGTGGATGCATCACCCAGATATATTTTGTCTTGCTCTTTGCAGCATTGGAGGACTTCCTCCTGgctgcaatggcctatgaccgctttgtggccatctgtcatCCCCTGCACTACTCTGTCATCATGAACCCCCGGATCTGTGTCCTGCTGGTTCTGGGGTCATGGATCATGACTGTCCTGAATTCCTTGTTACAGAGCTCACTGGTTTTGCAGTTGTCCTTTTGTACACACGTGGAaatcccccactttttctgtgaaattaATCAGATGGTCCAACTTGCCTGTTCTGACACATTCATCATTGTCATAGTGATGTATTTTGTAGCTGGAGTGCTGGGAGGGGGTCCGGTTGCTGGGATCCTTTTCTCTTATTCTAAGATTGTTTCCTCCATATGTGCAATCTCAAAAGGTGGgaagtataaagcattttccacCTGCGCATCTCACCTCTTGGTGGTCTCCTTATTTTATTGTACGGGCATAGGGGTATACCTTAGTTCTGCCGCTTCACACAATACAAAATCAGTTGCTCCGGCTTCAGTGATGTACACTGTTGTCacacccatgctgaaccccttcatctatAGTCTGAGGAATAAAGACATAAAGGGAGCTTTGAAAAAATTCTTTGGATGGAAAATATAA